The proteins below come from a single Pogoniulus pusillus isolate bPogPus1 chromosome 39, bPogPus1.pri, whole genome shotgun sequence genomic window:
- the TNNT2 gene encoding troponin T, cardiac muscle isoform X2, whose amino-acid sequence MSDSEEVVEECEQEQEEEYMEEGQEEQAEEEEEETEETKAEEQEDETKASGEGGEGEREQEPGEGEAKPKPKVFMPNLVPPKIPDGERLDFDDIHRKRMEKDLNELQALIEAHFESRKKEEEELMSLKDRIEKRRAERAEQQRIRSEREKERQARVAEERARKEEEEARKRAEEEARKKKAFSNMLHFGGYMQKSEKKGGKRQTEREKKKKILSERRKPLNIDHLSEDRLRDKAKELWQTIRDLEAEKFDLQEKFKRQKYEINVLRNRVSDHQKVKGSKAARGKTMVGGRWK is encoded by the exons GTCAGGAAgaacaggcagaggaggaagaggaggagactgaagaAACCAAGGCAGAAG AGCAAGAAGATGAAACGAAAGCATCAGGAGAAG GTGGAGAGGGAGAGCgagagcaggagcctggggaAG GTGAAGCAAAGCCAAAGCCCAA GGTCTTCATGCCAAACCTGGTGCCTCCCAAAATCccagatggagagagactggatTTTGAT GACATCCACCGCAAGcgcatggagaaggacctgaacGAGCTGCAGGCTCTCATCGAAGCCCACTTTGAAAgcaggaagaaggaggaggaggagctcatGTCCCTCAAGGACAGGATT GAGAAGCGGCGAGCGGAGCGCGCGGAGCAGCAGCGGATCCGCAGCGAGCGGGAGAAGGAGCGGCAGGCACGCGTGGCC gaggagagagctcgcaaggaggaggaggaggcgcgCAAGAGAGCGGAGGAGGAGGCGCGGAAGAAGAAAGCTTTCTCCAACATGCTGCACTTTGGAGGCTACATGCAGAAg TCAGAGAAAAAGGGTGGGAAGAGGCAAACAGAgcgggagaagaagaagaagatccTCAGCGAGCGGCGGAAGCCTCTGAACATCGACCACCTGagcgaggacaggctgag GGACAAGGCCAAGGAGCTTTGGCAAACCATCCGAGACCTGGAGGCTGAGAAATTCGACCTGCAGGAGAAGTTCAAGCGGCAGAAATAcgag ATCAATGTCCTCCGAAACCGAGTCAGTGACCACCAGAAAGT CAAAGG GTCAAAGGCTGCCCGTGGCAAGACCATGGTGGGTGGCCGGTGGAAGTag
- the TNNT2 gene encoding troponin T, cardiac muscle isoform X3 — MSDSEEVVEECEQEQEEEYMEEGQEEQAEEEEEETEETKAEEQEDETKASGEEGEAKPKPKVFMPNLVPPKIPDGERLDFDDIHRKRMEKDLNELQALIEAHFESRKKEEEELMSLKDRIEKRRAERAEQQRIRSEREKERQARVAEERARKEEEEARKRAEEEARKKKAFSNMLHFGGYMQKSEKKGGKRQTEREKKKKILSERRKPLNIDHLSEDRLRDKAKELWQTIRDLEAEKFDLQEKFKRQKYEINVLRNRVSDHQKVKGSKAARGKTMVGGRWK, encoded by the exons GTCAGGAAgaacaggcagaggaggaagaggaggagactgaagaAACCAAGGCAGAAG AGCAAGAAGATGAAACGAAAGCATCAGGAGAAG AAG GTGAAGCAAAGCCAAAGCCCAA GGTCTTCATGCCAAACCTGGTGCCTCCCAAAATCccagatggagagagactggatTTTGAT GACATCCACCGCAAGcgcatggagaaggacctgaacGAGCTGCAGGCTCTCATCGAAGCCCACTTTGAAAgcaggaagaaggaggaggaggagctcatGTCCCTCAAGGACAGGATT GAGAAGCGGCGAGCGGAGCGCGCGGAGCAGCAGCGGATCCGCAGCGAGCGGGAGAAGGAGCGGCAGGCACGCGTGGCC gaggagagagctcgcaaggaggaggaggaggcgcgCAAGAGAGCGGAGGAGGAGGCGCGGAAGAAGAAAGCTTTCTCCAACATGCTGCACTTTGGAGGCTACATGCAGAAg TCAGAGAAAAAGGGTGGGAAGAGGCAAACAGAgcgggagaagaagaagaagatccTCAGCGAGCGGCGGAAGCCTCTGAACATCGACCACCTGagcgaggacaggctgag GGACAAGGCCAAGGAGCTTTGGCAAACCATCCGAGACCTGGAGGCTGAGAAATTCGACCTGCAGGAGAAGTTCAAGCGGCAGAAATAcgag ATCAATGTCCTCCGAAACCGAGTCAGTGACCACCAGAAAGT CAAAGG GTCAAAGGCTGCCCGTGGCAAGACCATGGTGGGTGGCCGGTGGAAGTag